From the genome of Winogradskyella forsetii, one region includes:
- a CDS encoding tetratricopeptide repeat protein: protein MRHLIIIAFLVISGITQAQTNFEKGMTKAFELWQNGKTDEAENMFERIAKAEPKEWLPNYYIAQINSLKSWSEKDATVLKAQLDKAQEHLDAAMLKSENNAELLVMQAQVLTNWVAFDGMTYGIKYGAKVAELYEKATTLDPTNPRAALGKAEWDMGSAKYFGKDTAPFCKDIEASIELFDTFKPESALHPNWGKERAEQVAKDCKS from the coding sequence ATGAGACATCTAATTATTATCGCTTTTCTGGTAATTTCAGGAATTACACAAGCACAAACTAATTTTGAAAAAGGAATGACCAAGGCTTTCGAACTTTGGCAAAATGGTAAAACTGATGAAGCCGAAAACATGTTTGAGCGCATTGCCAAAGCTGAACCAAAAGAATGGTTGCCTAATTATTATATCGCGCAGATTAACAGTTTAAAAAGTTGGTCAGAAAAAGACGCAACGGTGTTGAAAGCACAACTAGATAAAGCACAAGAACATTTGGATGCTGCGATGCTAAAAAGTGAGAATAACGCCGAATTGCTAGTGATGCAAGCACAAGTTTTAACCAATTGGGTCGCTTTTGATGGCATGACCTACGGCATCAAATATGGTGCAAAGGTAGCTGAGTTGTATGAAAAAGCAACAACATTGGATCCAACAAATCCGAGAGCGGCTTTAGGTAAAGCAGAATGGGACATGGGGAGCGCTAAGTATTTCGGAAAGGATACAGCACCATTTTGTAAGGACATAGAAGCGTCCATTGAACTTTTTGATACCTTTAAGCCAGAGAGTGCGTTGCATCCAAATTGGGGAAAGGAACGTGCAGAACAAGTTGCTAAAGACTGCAAGTCTTAA
- a CDS encoding histidine kinase: protein MKKSLKRIFITFGIGTAVFLVGHLFFEGFEFKSVNDFLIDFGFYQLYAFVLGYSNMAFFYYMEKRNWKTGDTIKRVIIGIIGATTITLIGLFLLRVFTAIVIYDIEFERFIAGESWRGYSFGLWITLSIITVFHIIYFYNRYQKNKIKEQKVIAGTASAKFDALKNQLDPHFLFNSLNVLTSLIEENPENAQKFTTSLSKVYRYVLEQKSKELVTVDEELNFARTYMLLLKMRFEDSIIFEIPDKASNPESKVVPLSLQLLLENAVKHNMVTTSKPLHVKIYEDGDYLVVMNNLQPKQIVKKSSGVGLENIKQRYQLLSNRKVHINQREKDFAVAIPMLTKQVSIMRTTQKSQARLNDDYVRARKRVEELKGFYYSLISYCLVMPFLVFIWYQFSSFTIQWFWFPMIGWGLSLVFQGYRVFVDDGALGAGWEKRKIEEYMKKENQKERWN, encoded by the coding sequence ATGAAAAAGTCATTAAAAAGAATCTTTATAACCTTCGGTATTGGAACCGCTGTATTTTTAGTAGGACATCTGTTTTTCGAAGGTTTTGAATTCAAATCAGTAAATGACTTTTTGATTGACTTTGGGTTTTATCAACTTTATGCCTTTGTTTTAGGTTACAGTAATATGGCGTTTTTCTATTATATGGAAAAGCGAAATTGGAAAACTGGAGATACCATAAAACGTGTGATCATCGGAATCATAGGAGCTACAACAATTACGTTAATTGGACTTTTTCTTTTAAGGGTTTTCACGGCTATTGTTATTTATGATATAGAATTTGAAAGGTTTATAGCTGGGGAATCTTGGAGAGGTTATTCCTTTGGGCTATGGATAACACTGAGTATTATAACTGTTTTCCATATTATATATTTCTACAATCGTTACCAAAAGAATAAGATAAAAGAGCAGAAAGTCATTGCTGGTACAGCTAGTGCAAAGTTCGACGCTTTAAAAAACCAATTGGACCCGCACTTTTTGTTCAACAGTTTAAATGTACTGACGAGCTTAATTGAGGAAAATCCAGAAAATGCGCAAAAATTCACGACTTCACTATCTAAAGTCTATCGGTATGTTTTAGAACAGAAAAGTAAAGAATTGGTAACGGTAGATGAGGAGTTGAATTTCGCCAGAACCTACATGTTGCTCTTGAAAATGCGATTTGAGGATAGTATTATTTTCGAAATTCCGGATAAGGCTTCAAATCCTGAAAGTAAGGTGGTGCCATTATCATTGCAATTGCTACTAGAAAATGCCGTAAAGCACAATATGGTGACAACGAGCAAACCATTGCACGTTAAAATATATGAGGATGGTGATTACTTAGTTGTAATGAACAATCTTCAACCCAAACAAATTGTAAAGAAGAGTAGTGGTGTTGGATTAGAAAATATTAAACAGCGGTACCAACTGCTTTCAAATAGAAAAGTACACATCAATCAACGAGAAAAGGATTTTGCGGTTGCGATTCCTATGCTCACAAAACAAGTATCAATCATGAGAACCACACAAAAATCACAAGCACGTCTTAACGACGACTATGTAAGAGCTCGCAAACGCGTAGAAGAATTGAAAGGCTTTTATTATAGTTTGATTTCCTACTGTTTAGTAATGCCATTTCTAGTTTTTATATGGTATCAGTTTTCTAGCTTTACCATACAATGGTTTTGGTTTCCTATGATAGGTTGGGGACTGAGTCTGGTTTTTCAGGGTTACAGGGTTTTTGTGGATGATGGTGCCTTAGGTGCTGGTTGGGAAAAACGAAAAATTGAAGAATACATGAAGAAGGAAAATCAAAAAGAACGCTGGAATTAA
- a CDS encoding 2TM domain-containing protein — MKTQDSNLKFIKARHKVEKLKAFYIHLTVYIVINTVITAVKIMNNINNGETFNEAFFDFATVITWMIWGIAIALHAFSVFGLPMILGEDWEERKIEKYMEDELQND; from the coding sequence ATGAAAACACAAGATTCTAATTTAAAATTTATAAAAGCACGACATAAGGTTGAAAAGTTAAAGGCTTTTTATATTCATTTAACGGTTTATATAGTTATAAACACTGTGATTACAGCCGTTAAGATCATGAATAATATCAATAACGGAGAAACGTTTAATGAAGCATTTTTTGATTTTGCAACTGTAATCACATGGATGATTTGGGGTATTGCAATTGCTTTACATGCATTTTCAGTATTTGGACTTCCAATGATTTTAGGAGAGGACTGGGAAGAGCGAAAAATTGAGAAGTACATGGAAGATGAATTACAAAACGATTAA
- a CDS encoding 2TM domain-containing protein has product MEKYSIEPYDEHKGSNDFRKEEAYLRAKKKVDAIVGFYWHLAVYVVVNLFLIILIGVNAGFTGFGPYATAVFWGIGLVFHFLGVFGPNFLFGKDWENKKINEYMEKEKERWE; this is encoded by the coding sequence ATGGAAAAATATAGTATAGAACCATACGATGAGCATAAAGGCTCAAATGATTTTAGAAAGGAAGAAGCTTATTTAAGAGCCAAGAAAAAAGTAGATGCTATTGTTGGGTTTTACTGGCATTTAGCGGTCTATGTGGTTGTGAATTTATTCTTAATCATACTTATTGGCGTTAATGCTGGTTTTACAGGTTTTGGGCCTTATGCCACAGCCGTTTTTTGGGGTATAGGATTGGTATTTCATTTTTTAGGGGTTTTTGGCCCAAATTTCCTTTTTGGGAAAGATTGGGAAAACAAAAAAATAAACGAGTATATGGAGAAAGAAAAGGAACGCTGGGAATGA
- a CDS encoding 2TM domain-containing protein: MTDEERQRFENAKKKVRRLRLFYIHLAAYFVFVTLLLYNLYIVSGPYKNNIISLNLSIIGVWTVIIIVHGFKIFNEKRMFKKSWEDKKVEKFLKEKDEKTTFWE, translated from the coding sequence ATGACTGATGAAGAAAGACAGCGTTTTGAAAACGCAAAAAAGAAAGTAAGGCGACTAAGGCTTTTTTATATTCATTTAGCTGCATATTTTGTTTTTGTAACGCTTCTGTTGTATAATTTGTATATTGTTTCCGGACCTTATAAGAATAACATTATAAGTCTTAACCTGAGTATTATTGGTGTTTGGACGGTAATCATAATTGTACACGGCTTCAAGATTTTTAATGAAAAGCGAATGTTCAAAAAAAGTTGGGAGGATAAAAAAGTAGAGAAATTTTTAAAAGAGAAAGATGAAAAGACCACCTTTTGGGAATAA
- a CDS encoding LytR/AlgR family response regulator transcription factor, whose amino-acid sequence MNIIIIEDEKPSARRLQRMLQAMDMKADTMLHSVEESIEWFQNNEHPDLIFLDIQLSDGLSFEIFEAIDIKSAVIFTTAYDEYALQAFKLNSIDYLLKPIDEDDLKTAVEKFKGRTPQNQSVTLDFNDIKNLLVNPIEREYKKRFSVKVGHHLKLINIEDIECIYSENKGTYAFTNEGRNYLLDATLDQLEEELEPDVFFRISRKFYVNINAIKDIVSYTNSRLEIKLNRFNEQQIIVARERVKDFKNWLE is encoded by the coding sequence ATGAACATTATAATAATAGAAGACGAAAAACCATCCGCAAGACGCCTACAACGTATGCTACAAGCTATGGATATGAAGGCTGATACCATGTTGCACTCGGTTGAAGAATCGATAGAATGGTTTCAAAACAACGAGCATCCAGATTTGATTTTTTTGGATATTCAGTTAAGTGATGGACTATCTTTTGAAATCTTTGAAGCGATTGATATTAAATCTGCCGTAATCTTTACAACCGCTTATGATGAGTATGCTTTGCAGGCCTTCAAACTTAATAGTATTGATTATTTATTAAAACCGATTGATGAAGATGACTTAAAAACCGCTGTTGAAAAATTTAAAGGTCGTACACCACAAAACCAATCGGTAACCTTAGATTTTAATGATATTAAGAACCTCTTGGTCAACCCGATTGAACGTGAGTATAAAAAACGTTTTTCCGTAAAAGTCGGGCACCATTTGAAGCTTATTAATATTGAAGATATTGAATGTATCTACAGTGAAAATAAAGGCACCTATGCCTTTACCAATGAGGGACGGAATTATTTATTGGATGCGACTTTGGATCAATTAGAGGAGGAACTAGAACCAGACGTATTCTTCCGGATTAGTAGAAAATTCTATGTAAATATCAATGCCATAAAAGATATCGTAAGCTATACCAACTCCAGACTCGAGATAAAACTGAACCGTTTCAACGAGCAACAAATTATTGTCGCCAGAGAACGTGTAAAGGATTTTAAGAATTGGTTAGAGTGA
- a CDS encoding Fic family protein: protein MWQIDVTYRNELDQTFVRLLDKVKVLNADRPLPNIVLQNIKEAFLVEWTYHSNSIEGNTLSLRETQMVLQEGITIKGKSLREHFEAKNHETAIHKLYTLVDENYILNAKDILELHGLVLRSIEDEYAGRLRNAGVRISGANFVPPNASKVSEYLDSLITYVNTNPQGLNPIELATVFHHKFVWIHPFFDGNGRTIRLVMNLLLMRSGFPPAIILTNDRLKYYSALNLANNGNYAKLMLLMSQAAERTLNIYLSAIPGSDKDYQVISDIVKEPEVPYGQEYVSLLARQGKIDAHKEGRNWFTTKEAVLEYMEDKKK, encoded by the coding sequence ATGTGGCAAATAGATGTAACATATAGAAACGAGTTAGATCAAACATTTGTTCGGTTATTGGACAAGGTCAAGGTCTTAAATGCTGATAGACCCTTGCCAAATATTGTTTTGCAAAATATTAAGGAAGCTTTTCTTGTAGAATGGACTTACCATAGTAATAGTATAGAGGGTAATACGCTTAGTCTAAGAGAAACCCAAATGGTGTTGCAAGAAGGCATTACCATAAAAGGGAAATCGCTTAGAGAGCATTTTGAAGCTAAAAACCACGAAACTGCTATCCATAAACTTTATACGTTAGTAGATGAAAATTATATCTTAAATGCTAAGGATATCTTAGAGCTTCATGGTTTAGTATTGCGTTCTATAGAAGATGAGTATGCAGGTCGTTTAAGAAATGCTGGTGTTCGTATTTCAGGTGCCAATTTTGTCCCGCCAAATGCTAGTAAGGTATCGGAGTATTTGGATAGTTTAATAACTTATGTAAATACCAATCCGCAAGGGTTAAATCCAATAGAGCTCGCTACTGTTTTTCATCATAAGTTTGTCTGGATTCATCCATTTTTTGATGGCAATGGTCGTACCATTCGTCTTGTAATGAATTTATTATTGATGCGTTCTGGTTTTCCACCAGCTATAATCCTTACTAATGATAGGCTTAAGTATTATTCGGCATTAAACCTGGCCAATAATGGTAACTACGCTAAACTTATGTTGCTAATGAGTCAGGCTGCAGAGCGTACCTTAAATATTTATCTAAGTGCCATTCCTGGATCCGATAAAGACTATCAGGTAATTTCTGACATCGTTAAAGAACCAGAGGTTCCTTACGGTCAAGAATATGTTAGTTTATTGGCTCGTCAGGGCAAAATAGATGCTCATAAAGAAGGTCGCAACTGGTTTACGACTAAAGAGGCCGTTTTAGAGTATATGGAAGATAAGAAAAAGTAA
- a CDS encoding LETM1-related biofilm-associated protein yields the protein MNPSAHGWIKKLLNQVSETKYSETDNNEFYNRLKQAGFIYGSNIKVVLDIVRPYDFTEEERCKINLLLSFYFIHVKENPDNGFIESLILYYKTISDQKRSFFEELFGNNKTDYLLEQVVHKRIHIDDNFISKSFNYFLINALLFVDILGYHRFLKNKKGIKSYVTNLESALETIVFSVIDHKSEKSEYDENLIKLFESSIRHKNSELPTYEKAVSFIHEPLEKLYVIDLVCMASWTDKVIDMEEREFLIRLKDDLNLNSEIVAQSVNDINLFYDDHKDDVAFLSSKNLAQSFYDNSSKIVSKLITRNSKRLIKELSESKEAMYLLAQSTTRTLTDEEQKKIQSQLMDIFKSIPSLAIFMLPGGMLLLPLFVKFIPKLLPSAFDENRIEDKK from the coding sequence ATGAATCCATCAGCTCATGGCTGGATAAAAAAATTGCTTAACCAAGTTTCTGAAACCAAATATTCAGAGACGGATAACAACGAATTTTACAATCGCTTAAAACAAGCTGGATTTATTTATGGAAGCAATATTAAAGTTGTTTTAGATATTGTTAGGCCTTATGATTTTACCGAAGAAGAACGTTGCAAAATCAATTTGCTCCTTTCTTTTTACTTCATACATGTTAAGGAAAATCCAGATAACGGTTTTATAGAAAGTTTAATACTGTATTATAAAACGATCAGCGACCAAAAGCGTTCGTTTTTTGAAGAGCTATTTGGTAACAATAAAACGGATTACTTATTGGAACAAGTAGTCCACAAACGTATTCACATTGACGACAACTTCATTTCCAAAAGTTTCAATTATTTTTTAATCAATGCCCTTTTGTTTGTTGATATATTAGGATATCATCGTTTTCTGAAAAATAAAAAAGGTATTAAATCTTATGTTACGAATCTTGAATCTGCCCTAGAAACCATAGTTTTCTCTGTGATAGATCATAAATCCGAAAAATCAGAATACGATGAAAACCTCATCAAATTGTTTGAGAGCTCTATAAGACATAAAAATTCGGAATTGCCAACCTACGAGAAAGCGGTATCTTTTATCCATGAGCCTTTAGAGAAATTGTATGTTATAGATTTGGTTTGCATGGCGTCTTGGACGGATAAGGTCATTGATATGGAAGAACGCGAATTCTTAATCCGCTTAAAAGATGATTTGAACCTTAATAGTGAAATCGTTGCGCAATCCGTTAATGACATCAATTTATTTTATGACGACCATAAAGATGACGTTGCCTTTTTAAGTTCTAAAAATTTAGCACAGAGTTTTTATGACAACAGCAGTAAAATCGTTTCTAAACTGATTACAAGAAACAGTAAACGTCTCATTAAAGAGTTATCGGAAAGTAAAGAAGCGATGTACCTTTTGGCACAATCCACAACACGAACTCTTACAGATGAAGAACAAAAGAAAATTCAATCGCAATTAATGGATATTTTTAAATCCATTCCAAGTTTGGCAATTTTCATGTTGCCAGGTGGTATGCTGCTTTTACCATTATTTGTGAAGTTTATTCCTAAATTATTGCCTTCGGCTTTTGATGAAAACAGAATAGAAGATAAAAAGTAA
- a CDS encoding RNA polymerase sigma factor: protein MQNLNEIVEQFQDKDENAFEKLYEMYSESIHGVIFNIVKNKSLADELTQETFIEAWKNASSYSIEKGRFFTWILKMARNTAMDKIRSNSFKQSKMNLNIDSSKNSFSSPDNLNESSDPIGIRKLLPTLSSKRCTIIELLFIKGFTQKEVSDHLDKPIRNA from the coding sequence ATGCAAAACCTCAATGAAATAGTTGAGCAATTTCAAGATAAAGATGAAAATGCTTTTGAAAAATTATATGAAATGTACTCAGAAAGTATACATGGTGTAATTTTCAATATTGTGAAAAATAAGTCTCTTGCAGACGAACTAACACAAGAGACTTTTATTGAAGCATGGAAAAATGCGTCGTCCTATTCAATTGAAAAAGGACGTTTTTTTACTTGGATTCTCAAAATGGCACGGAATACTGCCATGGATAAAATAAGATCAAATTCATTTAAGCAATCTAAAATGAATCTCAATATAGACTCTTCTAAAAATAGTTTTTCAAGTCCAGATAACCTTAACGAAAGCTCAGATCCTATTGGAATTAGGAAACTTCTGCCAACATTATCTTCAAAAAGATGTACGATTATTGAATTACTTTTTATAAAGGGTTTTACCCAAAAAGAAGTTTCAGATCATCTAGACAAGCCTATACGCAATGCATAA
- a CDS encoding S46 family peptidase, producing MKKIFLTIIAFIISFSSVMANEGMWFLMHIERLNYRDMQKMGLQLTPEEIYSVNNQSLKDAIVQFNGGCTASIVSDSGLVLTNHHCGYDAIAELSTAEQNHLKNGFWAGSMAEEMKPESLYVRFFVRMDDVSERMLAQVNDSMSEKEREAALNKEIAKIEQENNEGGKYTVSVRSFYQGNEFYYFVYEDYTDVRLVGTPPENVGKYGGDTDNWEWPRHTGDFSLFRVYADEDGQPAEYAEDNVPLKAKYHLPVNIDGVKENDFAMILGYPGRTNRWMPASGVEQNVNYAYPAWVEGSKLSMDVMKKYMDEDESINLMYASTYAGIANYWKNRAGMIKALTEHETVEKKRKTEAKFEKWANKKANKAKYGKVIENINNYYELTNEKSKQGNYLLGLLRSSKFAVLPYRVGSGLKQYAGASEAERKNLKPRLEAFIEDSYKNFHLPLEKEVLAKQLGLLASKSNYSLPEIVAEIGAKNDNDFSTYTNAIFNLSLFSSKEGALAFLNYPDEALLENDPMFKLSNQLLDKYRENPEELVQPENDFEASYRLLVQGLRESGLSDIQYPDANSTLRLSYGKVRALPKDMRNDADQNNYTTLKGMIKKYKPNDSEFDLDQRMLDIYEKKDYGRYANERGQLPVNFLTDNDITGGNSGSPVINGNGELIGLAFDGNIEAMAGDVIFDKDLQRTINVDIRYVLWLIDKYSNAKHIVDELTIVTK from the coding sequence ATGAAGAAAATATTCCTTACAATTATTGCTTTTATAATTTCATTTTCGTCAGTAATGGCAAATGAAGGTATGTGGTTTTTAATGCATATTGAGCGTTTAAATTATCGCGATATGCAAAAAATGGGCTTACAACTAACGCCCGAAGAAATCTACAGTGTTAACAATCAGAGTCTAAAAGATGCCATTGTACAATTTAATGGTGGTTGTACCGCAAGTATTGTTTCAGATAGCGGTTTGGTATTAACCAACCATCACTGCGGTTACGATGCCATTGCCGAATTATCTACAGCGGAACAAAATCATTTAAAAAACGGATTTTGGGCAGGTTCAATGGCAGAAGAAATGAAACCTGAAAGCCTATATGTTCGCTTTTTTGTCCGTATGGACGACGTTTCTGAACGGATGTTGGCACAAGTTAACGATAGCATGAGCGAAAAAGAACGGGAAGCGGCACTTAACAAAGAAATCGCTAAAATAGAACAAGAAAATAACGAAGGTGGAAAATACACGGTTTCCGTACGTTCATTTTACCAAGGCAATGAGTTTTACTATTTTGTTTACGAAGATTATACGGATGTTCGCTTAGTGGGGACACCTCCAGAAAACGTTGGTAAATATGGTGGAGACACAGACAACTGGGAATGGCCAAGACATACTGGTGATTTTTCATTGTTCAGGGTTTATGCAGATGAAGACGGTCAACCTGCAGAATATGCCGAAGACAATGTACCATTAAAAGCTAAATATCATTTACCAGTTAATATTGATGGTGTAAAGGAAAACGACTTTGCCATGATCTTAGGATATCCTGGTCGTACTAACCGTTGGATGCCAGCATCTGGAGTTGAGCAAAATGTGAACTATGCCTATCCTGCTTGGGTCGAAGGCTCAAAGTTAAGTATGGACGTCATGAAAAAATATATGGACGAAGATGAATCCATAAATCTTATGTATGCATCAACGTATGCAGGAATTGCCAACTACTGGAAAAATAGGGCAGGAATGATTAAAGCATTAACCGAGCATGAAACCGTAGAAAAAAAGCGTAAGACCGAAGCGAAATTTGAAAAGTGGGCAAATAAGAAAGCTAACAAAGCTAAATACGGTAAAGTCATTGAAAACATCAATAACTATTATGAACTTACTAATGAAAAATCAAAGCAAGGCAACTATCTATTGGGCTTGTTGCGCTCTAGTAAATTTGCTGTGCTACCATATAGAGTGGGATCGGGACTAAAACAATATGCAGGCGCTAGTGAAGCAGAACGCAAAAATCTAAAACCACGATTAGAAGCTTTTATAGAAGATTCCTATAAGAATTTTCACTTGCCATTGGAAAAAGAAGTTTTAGCGAAACAACTAGGTTTATTAGCGTCCAAATCTAATTATTCATTACCAGAGATTGTGGCGGAAATAGGCGCTAAAAACGATAATGATTTTTCAACGTATACCAATGCGATTTTTAATTTGAGTCTATTTAGTTCTAAAGAAGGCGCACTGGCATTTTTGAATTATCCTGATGAAGCGCTTTTAGAAAATGATCCTATGTTTAAATTATCGAATCAGTTATTGGATAAGTATAGAGAAAACCCTGAGGAATTAGTTCAACCAGAAAATGATTTTGAAGCGTCCTACAGATTGTTAGTTCAGGGCTTACGTGAATCTGGATTAAGCGATATCCAATATCCAGACGCCAACTCTACCTTAAGATTATCTTATGGAAAAGTGAGAGCTTTACCAAAAGATATGAGAAATGATGCCGACCAAAATAATTACACCACATTGAAAGGTATGATTAAAAAGTATAAGCCAAATGATAGCGAATTTGATTTGGATCAGCGTATGCTTGATATTTACGAGAAGAAAGATTACGGTCGTTATGCCAATGAACGTGGACAATTACCTGTGAATTTTTTAACCGACAATGATATTACTGGCGGAAATTCTGGTTCGCCTGTAATCAATGGAAATGGCGAATTGATTGGCTTGGCTTTTGATGGAAACATTGAAGCTATGGCAGGAGATGTTATTTTTGATAAAGATTTACAACGTACCATCAACGTCGATATTAGATATGTCCTTTGGTTGATAGATAAATACTCTAACGCCAAGCATATTGTGGATGAATTGACGATTGTTACGAAGTAG
- a CDS encoding DUF6705 family protein, with translation MKNIVLVLITLITFYSCKAQTIYPLGTPREQITENNFYIKDIENIHDQVVGVWRWESGNSSFEITLQEFEQSPGFEGSTFFKDVIHGKYKYIEDGNIIAEVIEIPNLIQNRPKVYVGYESENTFFIQISDIISEKYKQGTFIINDDGTATISLQDPIGTSGIRTPNDPPPNNLEFQLPTNITLTKEE, from the coding sequence ATGAAAAATATAGTATTAGTACTCATAACATTAATAACGTTTTACAGTTGTAAAGCGCAAACAATTTACCCATTAGGTACACCAAGAGAACAAATTACTGAAAATAATTTCTACATAAAAGATATAGAAAATATTCACGACCAAGTCGTTGGGGTTTGGAGATGGGAAAGTGGAAATTCTTCTTTTGAAATTACTTTACAGGAATTTGAACAGAGCCCAGGTTTTGAAGGTTCAACATTTTTTAAAGATGTTATTCATGGAAAATATAAATATATTGAAGATGGAAATATAATTGCCGAAGTTATAGAAATCCCAAATCTAATTCAAAACAGACCAAAAGTATATGTTGGATATGAATCAGAGAATACATTTTTTATTCAAATATCAGACATTATAAGCGAGAAATACAAACAAGGAACATTTATTATAAACGATGATGGTACGGCAACAATAAGTTTACAAGACCCAATTGGTACAAGTGGTATTAGAACACCGAATGACCCACCACCTAACAATTTAGAGTTTCAACTGCCAACGAACATAACGTTGACAAAAGAGGAATAA
- the corA gene encoding magnesium/cobalt transporter CorA has product MRKRIAKKRTQNHKKHTGKAPGTLVYTGTKNDKPLHIESFDYDKDSIREKILTNIEDAFAFKDTDSVTWINIDGLNSIKEIEQIGTQYDLHPLVLEDIVNTTQRPKIDEYDDYLFVVLKMLYYDKDENIVIEQVSFVLGKNYVLSFQESEGDVFDNIRERIRLGNGRIRGLKSDYLLYALIDAVVDNYFSIIETLGNKIEDLETDLFAGNAKEDINIEVQQLKREILKVRRAIFPLREIINRIEKGEHPLIYKRTITYFRDVYDHLIQVSENIDIYREMIWSLMDMYMTTISNRMNEVMKVLTIMSSIFIPLTFLAGIYGMNFEYIPELRYRYGYFVLLGVMFVMFLGLLYYFKRKKWL; this is encoded by the coding sequence ATGAGGAAAAGAATCGCCAAAAAACGTACCCAAAATCATAAAAAACATACGGGAAAAGCGCCTGGAACCCTTGTATATACGGGAACCAAAAACGACAAACCCCTTCATATTGAATCCTTCGACTATGACAAGGACAGCATCAGGGAAAAGATTCTCACCAATATTGAAGATGCCTTTGCATTTAAGGATACGGATTCCGTAACTTGGATTAATATTGATGGTTTAAATTCAATAAAAGAGATTGAACAAATTGGAACGCAATACGATTTGCATCCGCTGGTGCTTGAAGATATCGTCAATACCACACAGCGTCCCAAAATTGATGAATACGATGATTATCTCTTCGTCGTCCTAAAAATGCTGTATTATGATAAGGATGAAAACATTGTTATTGAGCAAGTGAGCTTTGTTTTGGGAAAAAATTACGTGCTATCGTTTCAAGAATCTGAAGGTGATGTTTTTGACAACATACGAGAACGAATACGATTGGGAAATGGCCGTATTAGAGGTTTAAAATCTGATTATTTACTCTATGCGTTGATTGATGCGGTTGTCGATAATTACTTTAGCATCATTGAAACTTTAGGGAATAAAATTGAAGATTTAGAAACCGATTTATTTGCTGGCAATGCAAAGGAAGATATCAATATTGAAGTCCAACAACTAAAACGTGAAATACTAAAAGTACGTCGTGCTATTTTTCCGCTTCGTGAAATTATCAACCGTATCGAAAAAGGCGAACACCCATTGATTTACAAACGCACAATCACCTATTTTAGAGATGTTTACGATCATTTAATTCAAGTATCCGAAAATATAGATATTTACCGTGAAATGATTTGGAGTTTAATGGATATGTATATGACCACCATTAGCAACCGTATGAACGAAGTGATGAAAGTCCTCACCATTATGTCATCCATTTTTATTCCATTGACCTTTCTTGCTGGTATCTACGGAATGAATTTTGAGTACATTCCAGAACTGCGATACCGCTATGGTTATTTTGTACTGCTTGGCGTGATGTTCGTTATGTTTTTGGGTTTACTGTATTATTTTAAGCGTAAGAAGTGGTTGTAG